In one window of Enterobacteriaceae endosymbiont of Plateumaris rustica DNA:
- the groL gene encoding chaperonin GroEL (60 kDa chaperone family; promotes refolding of misfolded polypeptides especially under stressful conditions; forms two stacked rings of heptamers to form a barrel-shaped 14mer; ends can be capped by GroES; misfolded proteins enter the barrel where they are refolded when GroES binds), with product MAAKDVKFGNDARVKMLRGVNVLADAVKITLGPKGRNVVLDKSFGAPAITKDGVTVAREIELEDKFENMGAQMVKEVASKANDAAGDGTTTASVLAQAIVSEGLKAVAAGMNPMDLKRGIDKAVIAAVEELKILSVPCSNSKAIAQVGTISANADEAVGDLIAQAMKKVGKEGVITVEEGSGLEDELDVVEGMQFDRGYLSPYFINKSESGTVELENPFILLVDKKLSNIREMLPVLEMVAKANKSLLIIAEDVDGEALATLVVNTMRGVVKVAAVKAPGFGDRRKAMLQDISILTGGNVISEEIGLELEKTKLNDLGQAKRIVINKDTTTIIDGMGKQSDISSRVVQIRQQIDEATSDYDREKLQERVAKLAGGVAVLKVGAATEVEMKEKKARVEDALHATRAAVEEGVVAGGGVALVRVAAKLNNLKGQNEDQNMGIKVALRAMEAPLRQIVFNSGEEPSVVANNVKDGQGNYGYNAASEEYGDMIKFGILDPTKVTRSALQYSASVAGLMITTECMVTDLPKDEKSEINNTPPSGMGGGMGGMM from the coding sequence ATGGCCGCTAAAGATGTAAAATTTGGTAATGATGCTCGTGTAAAAATGTTACGAGGCGTAAATGTATTAGCAGATGCAGTCAAAATTACACTTGGTCCGAAAGGAAGAAATGTAGTTTTAGATAAATCATTTGGTGCTCCTGCTATTACTAAAGATGGAGTGACAGTAGCTAGAGAAATTGAATTAGAAGATAAGTTTGAAAATATGGGAGCACAAATGGTAAAAGAAGTTGCTTCCAAAGCTAATGATGCAGCTGGAGATGGAACAACAACAGCTAGTGTTTTAGCACAAGCTATTGTTAGTGAAGGATTAAAAGCTGTTGCTGCTGGTATGAATCCTATGGATTTGAAGAGAGGAATAGACAAAGCAGTTATAGCAGCTGTAGAAGAATTAAAAATTCTTTCTGTACCATGTTCTAATTCTAAAGCTATAGCACAAGTAGGAACTATTTCAGCTAATGCAGATGAAGCAGTAGGTGATTTAATTGCACAAGCTATGAAAAAAGTAGGTAAAGAAGGTGTTATTACTGTAGAAGAAGGAAGTGGATTAGAAGATGAATTAGATGTTGTTGAAGGAATGCAATTTGACAGAGGATACTTATCTCCATATTTTATTAACAAATCAGAATCTGGAACAGTGGAACTGGAAAATCCATTTATATTATTAGTTGATAAAAAATTATCTAATATACGTGAAATGTTACCTGTTTTAGAAATGGTAGCTAAAGCAAATAAATCATTATTAATAATAGCAGAAGATGTTGATGGAGAAGCATTAGCTACTTTAGTAGTAAATACTATGCGTGGAGTTGTAAAAGTAGCTGCAGTTAAAGCTCCAGGTTTTGGAGATCGCCGTAAAGCAATGTTACAAGATATATCAATTTTAACAGGTGGTAATGTTATTTCTGAAGAAATTGGTTTAGAATTAGAAAAAACTAAATTAAACGATTTAGGACAAGCAAAACGTATTGTAATAAATAAAGATACAACTACTATTATAGATGGTATGGGCAAACAAAGTGATATTTCTAGTCGTGTAGTACAAATAAGACAACAAATAGATGAAGCTACATCAGACTATGATCGTGAAAAATTACAAGAACGTGTAGCAAAATTAGCTGGAGGAGTTGCTGTATTAAAAGTTGGTGCCGCTACTGAAGTTGAAATGAAAGAAAAAAAAGCTAGAGTAGAAGATGCTTTACATGCTACTAGAGCAGCTGTGGAAGAAGGAGTTGTTGCAGGTGGTGGAGTAGCATTAGTTCGTGTAGCAGCAAAATTAAATAATTTAAAAGGTCAAAATGAAGACCAAAATATGGGTATAAAAGTTGCATTAAGAGCTATGGAAGCTCCATTACGTCAAATAGTATTTAATTCTGGAGAAGAACCATCTGTTGTAGCAAATAATGTTAAAGATGGGCAAGGTAACTATGGATATAATGCAGCCAGTGAAGAATATGGTGATATGATTAAATTTGGTATTTTAGATCCTACTAAAGTAACACGTTCTGCTTTACAATATTCAGCTTCTGTTGCAGGACTTATGATTACTACAGAATGTATGGTAACAGATTTACCAAAAGATGAAAAATCTGAAATAAATAATACACCTCCATCTGGTATGGGTGGTGGTATGGGTGGTATGATGTAA
- the orn gene encoding oligoribonuclease gives MIKNNNLIWLDLEMTGLNPNLNRIIEIAIIITDNNLNILTEGPVIAIHQSKKELDNMDKWNLKTHKKTGLINRVNKSIFNEKKTEKYILNFLKLWIYPQKSPMCGNSICQDRRFIYNYMPNLEKYFHYRNIDVSTIKELIKIWKKNDFIKFKKNNKHSAIQDIYQSLEELKFYRKHFFNI, from the coding sequence ATGATAAAAAATAATAATTTAATATGGTTAGATTTAGAAATGACAGGATTAAATCCTAATTTAAATCGTATTATTGAAATAGCTATTATTATTACAGATAATAATTTAAATATATTAACCGAAGGACCTGTAATAGCAATTCATCAATCAAAAAAAGAATTAGATAATATGGATAAATGGAATTTAAAAACACATAAAAAAACTGGGTTAATTAATAGAGTTAATAAAAGTATATTTAATGAAAAGAAAACTGAAAAATATATTTTAAATTTTTTAAAATTATGGATATATCCACAAAAATCTCCTATGTGTGGAAATAGTATTTGTCAAGATAGAAGATTTATATATAACTATATGCCTAATTTAGAAAAATATTTTCATTATCGTAATATTGATGTAAGTACTATAAAAGAATTAATAAAAATATGGAAAAAAAATGATTTTATTAAATTTAAAAAAAATAATAAACACAGTGCTATACAAGATATATATCAATCATTAGAAGAATTAAAGTTTTATAGAAAACATTTTTTTAATATTTAA
- a CDS encoding M3 family metallopeptidase yields the protein MNNPLLKNFILPPFNEIKYKFIIPAIQFIINNNKLLINKLLINYKNNYNWENFCQPLLEIDENFNRIFSLINHLNYVVNTNKLRKIYNIIIQIITEYNLWIIQNEKLYNAYIFIKKNKFNLLNHIKKKFIKNKLLDYKLSGILLSNHSKKEYAKIVENLSCLSIIFDNNIFDSMRSWKLNIFSKIELKGIPNNIISLMKDNAKKKNKKGYLIYLNMPIYLAIMKFCENKTLRKSLYYIYNTRASDKVNNYNNFPVIIKELKLRYKLANLLKYNSYTEKSLVNKSAKNLHKILFFLKNLVKFSYHQAKKEVSDLKQFIKNKYNLIKIKSWDTMFYVEKYKYYLYGIDDNIIRSYFPLSYVINGMFKITNKIFSLIFKKRKVNVWDNSVLFFDVFNKKNELYGSIYFDLYFRKNKRNGAWMDICQSRLMKSNNILQYPIAYINCNFTTPINNISLLTHNDVITLFHEFGHALHHIITKINIPNISGINGVYFDIIEFPSQFMESWCWEPEVISLISNHYQTNENMPENIINNLVKSKQYNSALSIMRQIELSLFDIRIHDEFNPEKNSNQILKLMYEIRSSLISITKIPSWNKYINIFNHIFSGEYAAGYYSYLWSEQLAADSFLYFKENNLFNKTIGKNFLNNFLSKINIEDPFILFEKFRKRKLDSNILLIHKGIKIIK from the coding sequence ATGAATAATCCTCTTTTAAAAAATTTTATTTTACCTCCATTTAATGAAATTAAATATAAATTCATTATTCCTGCAATTCAATTTATCATTAATAATAATAAATTATTAATAAATAAATTATTAATAAATTATAAAAATAATTATAATTGGGAAAATTTTTGTCAACCATTATTAGAAATAGATGAAAATTTTAATCGTATTTTTTCATTAATAAATCATTTAAATTATGTAGTTAATACTAATAAATTACGAAAAATATATAATATTATTATTCAAATAATTACTGAATATAATTTATGGATTATACAAAATGAAAAATTATATAATGCTTATATATTTATAAAAAAAAATAAATTTAATTTATTAAACCATATAAAAAAAAAATTTATTAAAAATAAATTACTTGATTATAAATTATCAGGTATTTTACTATCTAATCATTCTAAAAAAGAATATGCAAAAATTGTAGAAAATTTATCTTGTTTAAGTATTATTTTTGATAATAATATATTTGATAGTATGAGATCTTGGAAATTAAATATTTTTTCTAAAATAGAATTAAAAGGAATTCCTAATAATATTATTAGTTTAATGAAAGATAATGCTAAAAAGAAAAATAAAAAAGGATATCTAATATATTTAAATATGCCAATTTATCTTGCAATAATGAAATTTTGTGAAAATAAAACACTTCGTAAATCATTATATTATATTTATAATACTAGAGCTTCAGATAAAGTAAATAATTATAATAATTTTCCTGTTATTATTAAAGAATTGAAATTACGCTATAAATTAGCAAATTTATTAAAATATAATTCTTATACAGAAAAATCTCTCGTAAATAAATCAGCTAAAAATTTACATAAAATTTTATTCTTTCTTAAAAATTTAGTTAAATTTTCTTATCATCAAGCTAAAAAAGAAGTATCTGATTTAAAACAATTTATTAAAAATAAATATAATTTAATTAAAATTAAATCGTGGGATACAATGTTTTATGTAGAAAAATATAAATATTATTTATATGGTATAGATGATAATATTATACGTTCTTATTTTCCATTATCTTACGTGATAAATGGAATGTTTAAAATTACAAATAAAATTTTTAGTTTAATTTTTAAAAAAAGAAAAGTAAATGTTTGGGATAATAGTGTATTATTTTTTGATGTTTTTAATAAAAAAAATGAATTATATGGAAGTATATATTTTGATTTATATTTTCGTAAAAATAAAAGAAATGGAGCTTGGATGGATATTTGTCAATCTAGATTGATGAAATCTAATAATATATTACAATATCCAATAGCTTATATTAATTGTAATTTTACTACTCCAATTAATAATATTTCTTTATTAACACATAATGATGTTATAACATTATTTCATGAATTTGGTCATGCATTACATCATATTATAACAAAAATAAACATTCCTAATATTTCTGGAATTAATGGAGTTTATTTTGATATAATAGAATTTCCTAGTCAATTTATGGAGTCTTGGTGTTGGGAACCAGAAGTTATTTCTTTAATTTCTAATCATTATCAAACTAATGAAAATATGCCAGAAAATATTATAAATAATTTAGTTAAATCTAAACAATATAATTCTGCATTATCTATAATGCGTCAAATTGAATTAAGTTTATTTGATATAAGAATACATGATGAATTTAATCCAGAAAAAAATAGTAATCAAATATTAAAATTAATGTATGAAATTAGATCCAGTTTAATTTCAATCACAAAAATTCCATCTTGGAATAAATATATAAATATCTTTAATCATATATTTTCAGGAGAATATGCAGCTGGTTATTATAGTTATTTATGGTCAGAACAATTAGCTGCAGATTCTTTTTTATATTTTAAAGAAAATAATTTATTTAATAAAACTATAGGAAAAAATTTTTTAAATAATTTTTTATCAAAAATTAATATTGAAGATCCTTTTATTTTATTTGAAAAATTTAGAAAAAGAAAATTAGATAGTAATATTTTACTTATACATAAGGGTATTAAAATAATTAAATAA
- the mutL gene encoding DNA mismatch repair endonuclease MutL — protein sequence MSIKILPKEIIKQIAAGEVIDRPSAVVKELIENSIDALSSQINIYIEKGGIKSIKINDNGIGMSKNDLLLCLKKYATSKIKNLNDLEYFKSFGFRGEALTSIKNISRIKIISKTIYQKTAWEIYTEGMDNNIIYIRPSPNTMGTTIEVLDLFYNIPARRKFISNNKIEFIHIKNIIKSVILMKLNIGIKFIYNNKIIYNFPKVESNISYIKRIKSICGQDFIKQSLEINSNYHKMNLFGWITIPNNKYSINIKKYFYINNRIINNKFINRIIKEICKIKFGFYYHQSFLIYLEIESNKIDINIHPQKKDVNFFQLELIYNFFHKSILNYSSIHKNKNSIFTINKEKNNFNRENKFIINKNIDTYNNILFNKIKKKKLVLLKNIPVFHFKNFGILRTILKNNWIIVEKNNILFYLSVKEIEFLLLKIKYKFYLKNQNNIEIIFLNLKIKLIEKELEIFYKLRKILQTLGFNFIINNYNKYKLQLISIPSLLSNFDIQLFFINLFKYFLIKNDISLKKILKWIIIYIINIPKLWDYFKIIDLLMEFELFIFEKNTIIITKLFYPISFSKYII from the coding sequence ATGTCTATTAAAATATTACCTAAAGAAATTATAAAACAAATAGCAGCTGGTGAAGTTATTGATAGACCATCAGCGGTTGTTAAAGAACTTATTGAAAATAGTATTGATGCTTTATCATCTCAAATAAATATATATATTGAAAAAGGAGGAATAAAATCAATTAAAATTAATGATAATGGAATTGGTATGTCTAAAAATGATTTATTATTATGTTTAAAAAAATATGCAACAAGTAAAATAAAAAATTTAAATGATTTAGAATATTTTAAAAGCTTTGGTTTTAGAGGTGAAGCATTAACTAGTATTAAAAATATATCTAGAATAAAAATTATTTCAAAAACAATATATCAAAAAACAGCTTGGGAAATATATACAGAAGGAATGGATAATAATATAATTTATATAAGACCATCACCAAATACTATGGGAACGACAATAGAAGTATTAGATCTTTTTTATAATATTCCAGCTAGAAGAAAATTTATATCTAATAATAAAATAGAATTTATACATATTAAAAATATAATTAAATCTGTTATTTTAATGAAATTAAATATAGGAATTAAATTTATATATAATAATAAAATTATTTATAATTTTCCAAAAGTAGAAAGTAATATATCTTATATTAAAAGAATTAAAAGTATATGTGGTCAAGATTTTATTAAACAATCATTAGAAATAAATTCAAATTATCATAAAATGAATTTATTTGGTTGGATTACAATTCCAAATAATAAATATTCAATTAATATAAAAAAATATTTTTACATTAATAATCGTATTATTAATAATAAATTTATTAATCGTATTATTAAAGAAATATGTAAAATTAAATTTGGTTTTTATTATCATCAATCATTTTTAATTTATTTAGAAATAGAATCAAATAAAATTGATATTAATATACATCCACAAAAAAAAGATGTAAATTTTTTTCAATTAGAATTAATTTATAATTTTTTTCATAAAAGTATATTAAATTATTCATCTATTCATAAAAATAAAAATAGTATTTTTACTATAAATAAAGAAAAAAATAATTTTAATAGAGAAAATAAATTTATTATAAATAAAAATATAGATACTTATAATAATATATTATTTAATAAAATAAAAAAAAAAAAATTAGTTTTATTAAAAAATATTCCTGTTTTTCATTTTAAAAATTTTGGTATATTAAGAACAATATTAAAAAATAATTGGATTATAGTTGAAAAGAATAATATTTTATTTTATCTTTCTGTAAAAGAAATAGAATTTTTATTATTAAAAATAAAATATAAGTTTTATTTGAAAAATCAAAATAACATTGAAATTATTTTTTTAAATTTAAAAATAAAATTAATTGAAAAAGAATTAGAAATTTTTTACAAATTAAGAAAAATTTTACAAACTTTAGGATTTAATTTTATTATAAATAATTATAATAAATATAAATTACAATTAATATCTATACCATCTTTATTATCAAATTTTGATATACAACTTTTTTTTATAAATTTGTTTAAATATTTTTTAATTAAAAATGATATTTCTTTAAAAAAAATATTAAAATGGATTATTATATATATAATTAATATTCCAAAATTATGGGATTATTTTAAAATAATTGATTTATTAATGGAATTTGAATTATTTATTTTTGAAAAAAATACTATTATAATTACAAAATTATTTTATCCAATAAGTTTTAGCAAATATATTATATGA
- the efp gene encoding elongation factor P, whose protein sequence is MINYSSNNFKIGMKFIFLNEPYSIESSNFVKPGKGQAFVRIKMRNLITEKLIDKTFKSTHSLNTADITENNLIYLYTEKNNFYYFMYKENFEQIMINKLIIKDKYKWLISNQVYNITLWNESPIFITLPNFINLTIINTDMNIKNETINNISKQAILSNGEVIKVPSFIKIGDKIKIDIRNKSYVSRFKK, encoded by the coding sequence ATGATTAATTATTCTAGTAATAATTTTAAAATTGGTATGAAATTTATATTTTTAAATGAACCATATTCAATAGAATCTAGTAATTTTGTAAAACCAGGTAAAGGTCAAGCATTTGTTAGAATTAAAATGCGTAATTTAATTACTGAAAAATTAATTGATAAAACTTTTAAATCAACTCATTCTTTAAATACTGCAGATATAACAGAAAATAATTTAATATATTTATATACTGAAAAAAATAATTTTTATTATTTTATGTATAAGGAAAATTTTGAACAAATAATGATTAATAAATTAATAATAAAAGATAAATATAAATGGTTGATTTCTAATCAAGTTTATAATATAACATTATGGAATGAATCTCCTATATTTATAACTTTGCCAAATTTTATTAATTTAACAATTATTAATACGGATATGAATATAAAAAATGAAACAATAAATAATATTAGTAAACAAGCAATTCTTAGTAATGGAGAAGTAATTAAAGTACCATCATTTATAAAAATAGGTGATAAAATTAAAATAGATATTAGAAATAAATCATATGTTTCTCGTTTTAAAAAATAA
- a CDS encoding co-chaperone GroES has translation MNIRPLHDRVIVKRKKIETKSSGGIVLTGTAVGKSTRGEVLAVGKGRILDNGQVKPLDVKKGDIIIFNDGYNVKTEKIDDKEILIMSESDILAIVKE, from the coding sequence ATGAATATTCGTCCATTACATGATCGTGTAATTGTAAAACGTAAAAAAATTGAAACTAAGTCATCTGGCGGTATTGTATTAACTGGAACTGCCGTTGGAAAATCTACTCGTGGAGAAGTTTTGGCTGTAGGTAAAGGACGTATACTAGATAATGGTCAAGTAAAGCCATTAGATGTAAAAAAAGGTGATATAATAATATTTAATGATGGATATAATGTTAAAACAGAAAAAATTGATGATAAAGAAATATTAATAATGTCAGAAAGTGATATTTTGGCTATCGTAAAAGAATAG
- the rlmB gene encoding 23S rRNA (guanosine(2251)-2'-O)-methyltransferase RlmB, whose product MEDIIFGIYPVINLLKNNPSLFKKIYILNNKKITNKIKEIFIYINKYNIPYYMVKKQWLNKKTNNHVHQGILGIIFLKKSKYHKNDILKIIKKFKKPFILMLDRITDPQNFGACIRTAVAAKINIIILSKHHSSKLNSTVRKISCGTSEMLPIIFVNSLIQIINLLKNNNITIIGTDNKSKNIIYDKKIYLPICLIMGSENKGIRPIIKNNCDILLSIPLFNNINSLNVSVSTGIFLFEIIRQNLFLK is encoded by the coding sequence ATGGAAGATATTATTTTTGGAATTTATCCTGTAATAAATTTATTAAAAAATAATCCTAGCTTATTTAAAAAAATTTATATATTAAATAATAAAAAAATTACTAATAAAATTAAAGAAATATTTATTTATATAAATAAATATAATATTCCATATTATATGGTAAAAAAACAATGGTTAAATAAAAAAACTAATAATCATGTACATCAAGGAATATTAGGTATAATTTTTTTAAAAAAATCTAAATATCATAAAAATGATATATTAAAAATAATTAAAAAATTTAAAAAACCATTTATTTTAATGTTAGATAGAATTACAGATCCACAAAATTTTGGAGCATGTATAAGAACTGCTGTAGCGGCTAAAATTAATATTATTATATTATCTAAACATCATTCATCAAAATTAAATTCAACAGTGAGAAAAATATCTTGTGGAACATCAGAGATGTTACCAATTATATTTGTTAATAGCTTAATTCAAATAATTAATTTGTTAAAAAATAATAATATAACTATAATAGGAACAGATAATAAAAGTAAAAATATTATTTATGATAAAAAAATATATTTACCTATATGTTTAATTATGGGATCAGAAAATAAAGGAATAAGACCTATTATAAAAAATAATTGTGATATATTATTAAGTATACCATTATTTAATAATATTAATTCTTTAAATGTTTCTGTATCTACTGGTATTTTTCTATTTGAAATAATAAGACAAAATTTATTTTTAAAATAG
- the miaA gene encoding tRNA (adenosine(37)-N6)-dimethylallyltransferase MiaA — MNNKLPPIIFLMGTTASGKTHLAMKLSKIFPIELISVDSSLIYKWMNIGTAKPNKKDLYYTKHWLIDIKEPHEYYSVFEFYYDTLKIIKKIIKKGNIPLLVGGSMFYYKKLIDPISILPSANIKIRNIIINKIKNHHKYQSLHDMLNEVDLCSANKIHPSDIQRNLRALEVFFLTGKPLSELIKIKRDKIPYKIYQFGLTYYDRNKLYDSINNRLIKMFQLGFESEVRNLLYNKKLQKNFPSMRCIGYKEMYLYIENKINYKDMIDQIILSTHHLVKKQLTWLKNWNNIYWLNSENLNFAYNYMINIINKKFF; from the coding sequence ATGAATAATAAATTACCACCAATAATATTTTTAATGGGTACTACAGCTTCAGGAAAAACTCATTTAGCAATGAAATTATCTAAAATTTTTCCTATTGAATTAATAAGTGTAGATTCTTCTTTAATATATAAATGGATGAATATAGGTACTGCTAAACCAAATAAAAAAGATCTTTATTATACAAAACATTGGTTAATTGATATTAAAGAACCACATGAATATTATTCTGTATTTGAATTTTATTATGATACTTTAAAAATTATTAAAAAAATCATTAAAAAAGGAAACATACCATTATTAGTTGGTGGTAGTATGTTTTACTATAAAAAATTAATAGATCCAATTTCTATTTTACCATCTGCTAATATTAAAATTCGTAATATAATTATTAATAAAATAAAAAATCATCATAAATATCAATCTTTACATGATATGTTAAATGAAGTAGATTTATGTTCTGCAAATAAAATTCATCCTTCTGATATACAAAGAAATTTAAGAGCATTAGAAGTTTTTTTTTTAACAGGAAAACCATTAAGTGAACTTATAAAAATTAAAAGAGATAAAATTCCTTATAAAATATATCAATTTGGATTAACTTATTATGATCGTAATAAATTATATGATTCTATAAATAATAGATTAATAAAAATGTTTCAATTAGGATTTGAATCAGAAGTAAGAAATCTTTTATATAATAAAAAATTACAAAAAAATTTTCCTTCAATGCGTTGTATTGGTTATAAAGAAATGTATTTATACATTGAAAATAAAATAAATTATAAAGATATGATAGATCAAATAATTTTATCTACACATCATTTAGTTAAAAAACAATTAACATGGTTAAAAAATTGGAATAATATATATTGGTTAAATAGTGAAAATTTAAATTTTGCATATAATTATATGATAAACATCATAAATAAAAAATTTTTTTAA
- a CDS encoding SPFH domain-containing protein yields MCKYLIYLLIIILNFLYLSIFIINEGYIGVYFNNDKNHNIIKIYKPGLYFQVPFLNQIKILNSGLFNTNFQIQKFILKNKIDLVIKSYVMWKIVDYKQYFLKTNGNLIQTEIYIKKYFSDKLQLKLDKLNIKKVLNNNHDFSVKNLSNCENNNFKENFVSKLFFQNDNNKIFIKNLLNLGIDIIDVRIKKIILSKNMLKSIINRISYELKFIIYNEKNKTKKIVKEIKNKINNKNIKISNKFKHKSCL; encoded by the coding sequence ATGTGTAAATATTTAATTTATTTACTAATAATAATATTAAATTTTTTATATTTATCTATATTCATTATTAATGAAGGTTATATTGGTGTTTATTTTAATAATGATAAAAATCATAATATTATTAAAATATATAAACCAGGGTTATATTTTCAAGTACCATTTTTAAATCAAATTAAAATTTTAAATTCTGGATTATTCAATACTAATTTTCAAATTCAAAAATTTATTTTGAAAAATAAAATAGATCTAGTAATTAAATCTTATGTAATGTGGAAAATTGTTGATTATAAACAATATTTTTTAAAAACTAATGGTAATTTAATTCAAACTGAAATTTATATTAAGAAATATTTTAGTGATAAATTACAATTAAAACTTGATAAATTAAATATTAAAAAAGTTTTGAATAATAATCATGATTTTTCAGTTAAGAATTTATCAAATTGTGAAAATAATAATTTTAAAGAAAATTTTGTATCTAAATTATTTTTTCAAAATGATAATAATAAAATTTTTATTAAAAATTTATTAAATTTAGGGATAGATATTATTGATGTTAGAATTAAAAAAATTATTTTATCTAAAAATATGTTAAAAAGTATAATTAATCGTATTAGTTATGAATTAAAATTTATAATTTATAATGAAAAAAATAAAACAAAAAAAATTGTGAAAGAAATCAAAAATAAAATAAATAATAAAAATATTAAAATATCGAATAAATTTAAACATAAATCTTGTTTATAA
- a CDS encoding SPFH domain-containing protein → MNKNGFNKNKIIKYSFIFFLFVSLFLFINGFYIIKNTDKGVVTRLGKLHNVVLPGLHWKLFFFDKLNIVNVVFVKILIRNIFILTLDLYPIYVKMITEYKVVNPLLHLLYNKDFIYNFKDSIDSVLNQVIGKFPINYILTNNYNVINDEIKKKLQLIAKKYNFGIDISNISIEYVYLPKKIEKLFNNYFLVKENKKKCIRDVILYYKKIDYIK, encoded by the coding sequence ATGAATAAAAATGGTTTTAATAAAAATAAAATAATAAAATACTCATTTATATTTTTTTTATTTGTTAGTCTATTTTTATTTATTAATGGATTTTATATTATTAAAAATACAGATAAAGGTGTTGTTACTAGATTAGGTAAGTTGCATAATGTGGTTTTACCAGGATTACATTGGAAATTATTTTTTTTTGATAAACTTAATATTGTAAATGTTGTTTTTGTAAAAATATTAATTAGAAATATTTTTATTTTAACTTTAGATTTATATCCAATTTATGTAAAGATGATTACAGAATATAAAGTTGTTAATCCATTATTACATTTACTATATAATAAAGATTTTATATATAATTTTAAAGATTCTATTGATAGTGTTTTAAATCAAGTTATAGGAAAATTTCCAATAAATTATATTTTAACTAATAATTATAATGTAATAAATGATGAAATTAAAAAAAAATTACAATTAATAGCAAAAAAATATAATTTTGGTATTGATATTTCAAATATTAGTATTGAATATGTTTATCTTCCTAAAAAAATAGAAAAATTATTTAATAATTATTTTCTTGTTAAAGAAAATAAAAAAAAATGTATACGAGACGTAATATTATATTATAAAAAAATTGATTATATAAAATAA